CAAGTATAAAGGCAAATGTTCTTTTAAATATTTATATACATATTCTTTTTCCATATTTTAATTTAATGATTTTTATATACGGCCGCTTTTATTTATAATGTTTCTCGTTTAAAATAACCATAATAGGGCTTGCTATAAATATCGACGAATAAGTTCCTATTAAAACCCCAAGAAGCAAAGTGAAGGCAAAATCGTGAAGAACTATGCCTCCGAGGAAAAAAAGGGACAATACGACCAATACCACGGTAAGAGAAGTAACCACCGTTCTGGTCAAAACTTGATTTATACTTATATTAACCAGACCTTTTAAATCTATATGTTTTGCCTTTTCGGTTTCTATTTTTAGATTTTCCCTAATTCTGTCGAATACGACCACTTTGTCGGTAAGGGAATATCCTGCAACCGTAAGCACCGCAGTTATGACGAGAAGAGTTATCTCTTTCTGAAAGATAAAAATAACTCCCAGTAAAGCAAGTACGTCGTGTGCAAGACCTATAGCCGCAGCCAAACCGAATCTGAATTCAAAACGCCAAGTTATATATAATATTATGGCAATAATAGCTATGACAACGGCAATAACGGCGTCTTTAGCAAGTTTTTTACCGACGGAAGGACCTATCATTTCGCTGCTGACCACTTTTGGAGGATTTTCCTTGAAAGATTTTTTTATCACTTTTTTAATTTTTGCGGTATATGCATTCAAATCTTTTGCCATAGCTTTAGTCTGTATTATAATATCATTCTTTCCTTTGATTTTAACGATTTTAACGTCTTTAAAACCTGCGGGAATCAAGACTTTTCTCACGGACGAAATTGATATTTTA
This genomic stretch from Candidatus Acidulodesulfobacterium acidiphilum harbors:
- the secF gene encoding protein translocase subunit SecF, with protein sequence MIAGTARIGIDFTGGLSMQLAFKHKISISSVRKVLIPAGFKDVKIVKIKGKNDIIIQTKAMAKDLNAYTAKIKKVIKKSFKENPPKVVSSEMIGPSVGKKLAKDAVIAVVIAIIAIILYITWRFEFRFGLAAAIGLAHDVLALLGVIFIFQKEITLLVITAVLTVAGYSLTDKVVVFDRIRENLKIETEKAKHIDLKGLVNISINQVLTRTVVTSLTVVLVVLSLFFLGGIVLHDFAFTLLLGVLIGTYSSIFIASPIMVILNEKHYK